From Micromonospora sp. NBC_01699, a single genomic window includes:
- a CDS encoding S26 family signal peptidase, with protein sequence MSQFWVYVAVAGVLVPAAVALLFVRRRLLLVSVVGRSMEPTLRAGDRVLARRARVDEVRRGDVVVVVAPAKMRPEAAEAERGLLIKRAFAVPGDPAPVDRVPALRGLPDAEVPPGHLVVLGDNPPWSYDSRECGYLTAESVLGVVIRPRLRPDRRE encoded by the coding sequence ATGAGCCAGTTCTGGGTGTACGTCGCGGTGGCCGGTGTGCTGGTGCCGGCCGCCGTGGCGTTGCTCTTTGTCCGGCGACGGCTGCTGCTCGTCTCGGTGGTCGGGCGCAGCATGGAGCCCACCCTCCGGGCCGGTGACCGGGTGCTGGCCCGCCGGGCGAGGGTCGACGAGGTACGCCGGGGCGACGTGGTGGTGGTCGTCGCTCCGGCGAAAATGCGGCCGGAGGCGGCCGAGGCGGAGCGGGGGCTGCTGATCAAGCGGGCGTTCGCGGTGCCGGGTGATCCGGCACCGGTCGACCGGGTGCCGGCCCTGCGCGGCCTGCCCGACGCCGAGGTGCCGCCGGGTCACCTGGTGGTGCTCGGCGACAATCCACCGTGGAGCTACGACTCGCGGGAGTGTGGTTACCTCACCGCGGAGAGCGTGCTCGGGGTGGTGATCCGCCCCCGGCTGCGGCCGGACCGGCGGGAGTGA
- the rpmI gene encoding 50S ribosomal protein L35, which produces MPKMKSHTGMGKRVKVTGSGKIVAQHAGLRHNLEKKPSTQTRRLTGTGEIAKVDAKRVKKLLGR; this is translated from the coding sequence ATGCCGAAGATGAAGAGCCACACCGGAATGGGCAAGCGGGTCAAGGTGACCGGCTCCGGCAAGATCGTCGCCCAGCACGCCGGTCTGCGGCACAACCTGGAAAAGAAGCCCTCCACCCAGACCCGCCGGCTCACCGGCACGGGTGAGATTGCCAAGGTTGACGCCAAGCGAGTCAAGAAGCTGCTGGGCCGCTGA
- the infC gene encoding translation initiation factor IF-3 has protein sequence MNEQIRAREVRLVGPEGEQVGIVPLERALQLAADVDLDLVEVAPMARPPVCKLMDFGKFKYESALKAREARRNQQQTVIKEMKLRPKIDPHDYETKKGHVVRFLKAGDKVKVTIMFRGREQSRPELGYRLLRRLESEISELGYVEAAPKQDGRNMIMVLAPHRATKAAATAAKAGGPRERDAETAEGGETVEAPSAEPAVEPAGTAGE, from the coding sequence GTGAACGAACAGATCCGGGCACGTGAGGTCCGACTGGTCGGCCCCGAGGGTGAACAGGTGGGCATCGTCCCGCTGGAGCGCGCTCTGCAGCTGGCCGCGGACGTCGACCTGGACCTGGTCGAGGTTGCGCCGATGGCGCGCCCGCCGGTGTGCAAGCTCATGGACTTCGGCAAGTTCAAGTACGAGAGCGCACTGAAGGCTCGCGAAGCGCGGCGTAACCAGCAGCAGACCGTCATCAAGGAGATGAAACTCCGGCCGAAGATCGACCCGCACGACTACGAGACCAAGAAGGGTCACGTGGTGCGGTTCCTCAAGGCGGGTGACAAGGTCAAGGTAACGATCATGTTCCGTGGTCGCGAGCAGAGTCGCCCGGAACTTGGCTACCGGCTCCTGCGCCGACTTGAGTCGGAGATCTCGGAGCTGGGGTACGTCGAGGCCGCGCCGAAGCAGGACGGCCGAAACATGATCATGGTTTTGGCTCCGCACCGCGCCACCAAGGCCGCCGCAACGGCAGCCAAGGCCGGCGGACCGCGTGAGCGAGATGCCGAGACAGCCGAGGGCGGCGAGACGGTTGAGGCGCCGTCGGCCGAGCCTGCGGTTGAGCCCGCCGGCACCGCCGGCGAGTAA
- a CDS encoding MauE/DoxX family redox-associated membrane protein produces the protein MQYLELTGRLLLGLVFLTAVVGKVRGRDAFTEFVGSVDQFGLLPSGWTTPVAGVVVAAEASVVLLLVAPVTVPIGYAVALGLLTVLTAAMVTALLRGRRPSCLCFGTSGAPIGLRHVLRNVALLVVAAAGLALSYAATGPVRSAGLLLVVAAAVPLTALVVRLDDLAALFAPAPPVRGRTRSLTGPGSGRTG, from the coding sequence ATGCAATACCTCGAACTGACCGGCCGGCTGTTGTTGGGTCTGGTCTTCCTGACCGCGGTCGTCGGTAAGGTGCGCGGCCGCGACGCCTTCACCGAGTTCGTCGGGTCGGTCGACCAGTTCGGACTGTTGCCGAGCGGGTGGACGACGCCGGTGGCCGGGGTCGTGGTCGCGGCCGAGGCGTCCGTCGTCCTGCTGCTGGTCGCGCCGGTGACGGTGCCGATCGGGTACGCGGTCGCGCTCGGCCTGCTCACCGTGCTCACCGCCGCGATGGTGACCGCCCTGCTCCGGGGCCGGCGACCGTCCTGCCTGTGCTTCGGCACCAGCGGCGCCCCGATCGGGTTGCGGCACGTGCTGCGCAACGTGGCCCTGCTCGTGGTGGCCGCCGCCGGGCTGGCGCTGTCGTACGCCGCCACCGGTCCGGTCCGGTCGGCCGGGCTGCTGCTCGTGGTAGCGGCCGCCGTACCGCTCACCGCGCTGGTCGTCCGGCTCGACGATCTCGCGGCCCTGTTCGCCCCGGCTCCGCCCGTGCGGGGGCGGACCAGGTCCCTGACCGGCCCCGGATCCGGCCGGACCGGCTGA
- the pheT gene encoding phenylalanine--tRNA ligase subunit beta yields MRVAISWLREHVELPVDLGTEELERALVNLGLEVEAMVDLRTTVTGSLVVGEVREIEELTGFKKPIRFCRVDVGAANGTGELQEIVCGATNFAPGDRVVVILPGGVLPGGFAIGARKTYGHNSNGMICSVRELGLGDDHAGILVLQPETAAKPGDDARPVVGLDDVVVELEITPDRGYGLSVRGIARELSHAFGVPFRDPALVPAPGGTERPAYPVEVRDPVGCDRFAARLVRGVDPTAQSPQWMRQRLTVAGIRNISLPVDITNYVMLELGQPMHAFDADRLTGGLVVRRAVPGEKLTTLDGVTRALDAEDMVICDAGQPNPVAGDGDGLPISLAAVMGGQTSEVIASTTDVLFEAAHWDPAMVGRTARRHRLFSEAAKRWERGVDPAVALVALDRAVTLLTTYGGGSAGAEILDFAQLSPPAPIELDPELPTRRVGVEYPAARVVALLEEVGCTVVAEPDLLRVVPPTWRPDLTGPADLVEEVVRLDGYEHVPSVLPLAPPGSGLTPAQRRVRAVARMLAENGYVEAVSFPFVSPELFDLLGLPADDTRRRAVRLANPLSDEEPLLRTTLLGPLLGALKRNLGRGQRDLALYEIGTVFESRPGAGSPPPMGVEHRPGDAEFAAADAVLPHQPRHVAAVLAGEIERTGWWGAGKPAGWADAVEAARAVLAAVGLPAGRVAVRAAQRAPWHPGRCAEVLVDDTVVGYAGELHPATVEALELPRRTSAMELDLELLPPTPVPSAPRISGFPPALIDVALVVPEEVAAADVQRALADGAGDLLESVRLFDVYASTQLGAGRRSLAYKLTFRAPDRTLTVEEAVAARDAAVAEAASRLGATLRGA; encoded by the coding sequence ATGCGAGTTGCTATTTCCTGGCTGCGCGAGCACGTCGAGCTGCCGGTCGACCTCGGCACCGAGGAGCTGGAACGGGCGTTGGTGAACCTCGGCCTCGAAGTCGAGGCCATGGTGGACCTGCGCACCACGGTCACCGGCTCGCTGGTCGTCGGCGAGGTACGCGAGATCGAGGAACTGACCGGTTTCAAGAAGCCGATCCGGTTCTGCCGGGTCGACGTCGGCGCCGCCAACGGCACCGGCGAGTTGCAGGAGATCGTCTGCGGCGCCACCAACTTCGCCCCCGGCGACCGGGTGGTGGTGATCCTGCCCGGCGGGGTCCTGCCCGGCGGCTTCGCGATCGGTGCCCGCAAGACGTACGGGCACAACTCCAACGGCATGATCTGCTCGGTGCGGGAGCTGGGGCTCGGCGACGACCACGCCGGCATCCTGGTCCTGCAGCCGGAGACGGCCGCCAAGCCCGGTGACGACGCCCGCCCGGTGGTCGGGCTCGACGACGTGGTGGTCGAACTGGAGATCACCCCCGACCGTGGCTACGGCCTGTCCGTACGCGGCATCGCCCGCGAGCTGTCGCACGCCTTCGGGGTGCCGTTCCGGGACCCGGCGCTGGTGCCGGCACCGGGCGGGACCGAGCGGCCGGCGTACCCGGTCGAGGTGCGCGACCCGGTCGGCTGCGACCGGTTCGCCGCCCGCCTGGTGCGCGGGGTCGACCCGACCGCGCAGAGCCCGCAGTGGATGCGGCAGCGGCTCACCGTCGCCGGCATCCGCAACATCTCGCTGCCGGTCGACATCACCAACTACGTGATGCTCGAACTCGGCCAGCCGATGCACGCCTTCGACGCCGACCGGCTGACCGGCGGGCTGGTCGTCCGCCGGGCCGTACCGGGGGAGAAGCTGACCACGCTGGACGGCGTGACCCGGGCGCTGGACGCCGAGGACATGGTGATCTGCGACGCCGGGCAGCCCAACCCGGTGGCCGGGGACGGCGACGGGCTGCCGATCTCGCTCGCCGCGGTGATGGGCGGTCAGACCAGCGAGGTGATCGCCAGCACCACCGACGTGCTGTTCGAGGCGGCGCACTGGGACCCGGCGATGGTCGGGCGCACCGCCCGCCGGCACCGGCTGTTCAGCGAGGCGGCCAAGCGCTGGGAGCGCGGCGTCGACCCGGCCGTGGCGCTGGTCGCGCTGGACCGGGCGGTCACCCTGCTCACCACGTACGGCGGCGGTTCGGCCGGCGCGGAGATCCTCGATTTCGCGCAGCTCAGCCCCCCGGCGCCGATCGAACTCGACCCGGAGTTGCCGACCCGGCGGGTCGGCGTGGAGTACCCCGCCGCGCGGGTGGTCGCGCTGCTGGAGGAGGTCGGCTGCACGGTCGTCGCCGAGCCGGACCTGCTCCGGGTGGTCCCGCCGACCTGGCGGCCCGACCTGACCGGCCCGGCCGACCTGGTCGAGGAGGTCGTCCGGCTGGACGGGTACGAGCACGTGCCGTCGGTGCTGCCGCTGGCCCCGCCGGGGAGCGGGCTCACCCCGGCCCAGCGGCGGGTCCGGGCGGTCGCCCGGATGCTGGCCGAGAACGGGTACGTCGAGGCGGTGTCGTTCCCGTTCGTGTCACCGGAGCTGTTCGACCTGCTCGGGCTGCCGGCCGACGACACCCGTCGACGGGCGGTCCGGCTGGCCAACCCGCTCTCCGACGAGGAACCGTTGCTGCGTACGACGCTGCTCGGCCCGCTGCTCGGCGCGTTGAAGCGCAACCTCGGCCGTGGTCAGCGCGACCTGGCCCTCTACGAGATCGGTACGGTCTTCGAGTCGCGCCCCGGTGCCGGCAGCCCGCCGCCGATGGGGGTCGAGCACCGGCCCGGCGACGCCGAGTTCGCGGCCGCCGACGCGGTCCTGCCGCACCAGCCCCGGCACGTGGCCGCGGTGCTCGCCGGTGAGATCGAGCGCACCGGTTGGTGGGGTGCCGGCAAGCCGGCCGGTTGGGCCGACGCGGTCGAGGCGGCCCGCGCCGTGCTCGCCGCCGTCGGTCTGCCCGCCGGCCGGGTCGCGGTACGGGCGGCGCAACGGGCGCCCTGGCACCCGGGCCGCTGCGCCGAGGTGCTGGTCGACGACACCGTCGTTGGGTACGCCGGCGAGCTGCACCCGGCGACCGTCGAGGCGTTGGAGCTGCCCCGCCGGACCAGCGCGATGGAACTGGACCTGGAACTGCTGCCGCCGACCCCGGTGCCGTCCGCGCCCCGGATCTCCGGGTTCCCGCCGGCGTTGATCGACGTCGCGTTGGTGGTGCCGGAGGAGGTCGCCGCCGCCGACGTACAGCGGGCGTTGGCCGACGGGGCGGGGGACCTGCTGGAGTCGGTCCGGCTGTTCGACGTGTACGCCTCGACGCAGCTCGGGGCGGGACGCCGGTCGCTGGCGTACAAGCTCACCTTCCGGGCGCCGGACCGGACCCTGACGGTGGAGGAGGCGGTGGCCGCGCGGGATGCGGCGGTCGCCGAGGCCGCGTCCCGGCTCGGTGCCACCCTGCGCGGCGCCTGA
- a CDS encoding phenylalanine--tRNA ligase subunit alpha: MTYRNDPYDPKQVALLDQDNLDEAVAAARAAFADAADPDALAALRHQHLGDRAPVSLARREIGALPPAAKSDAGKRVNEARRAIETSYDEWRAELQRAQAERVLAEERVDVTLPYDRRPRGARHPLTLLMERIGDLFVGMGYEIAEGPEVELEWTNFDALNIPPDHPARGLMDTFHVDVPGLVLRTHTSPVQARTMLARKPPIYVVCPGRVYRTDELDATHSPVFHQVEGLVVDRGITMAHLRGTLDHFARSMFGPDARTRWRPHYFPFTEPSAEFDVWFPEHRGGPQWVEWGGCGMVNPKVLRACGIDPDVYSGFAFGMGVDRTVMVRNGVSEVRDLFEGDVRFTGALGVEA; encoded by the coding sequence ATGACCTACCGCAACGATCCGTACGACCCGAAACAGGTCGCCCTGCTCGACCAGGACAACCTCGACGAGGCCGTCGCCGCCGCCCGTGCGGCGTTCGCCGACGCCGCCGACCCCGATGCCCTCGCCGCCCTACGCCACCAGCACCTCGGTGACCGGGCGCCGGTCTCACTGGCCCGCCGGGAGATCGGCGCGCTGCCACCGGCGGCCAAGTCCGACGCCGGCAAGCGGGTCAACGAGGCCCGCCGGGCGATCGAGACGAGCTACGACGAGTGGCGGGCCGAGTTGCAGCGCGCCCAGGCCGAGCGGGTGCTCGCCGAGGAGCGGGTCGACGTCACGCTGCCCTACGACCGCCGCCCCCGGGGGGCCCGGCATCCGCTGACCCTGCTGATGGAGCGGATCGGGGATCTCTTCGTCGGCATGGGCTACGAAATCGCCGAGGGCCCCGAGGTCGAGTTGGAGTGGACCAACTTCGACGCGCTCAACATCCCGCCGGACCACCCGGCCCGTGGCCTGATGGACACCTTCCACGTGGACGTACCGGGGCTGGTGCTGCGTACGCACACCTCGCCGGTGCAGGCCCGGACGATGCTGGCCCGCAAGCCCCCGATCTACGTCGTCTGCCCGGGGCGGGTCTACCGCACCGACGAGTTGGACGCCACCCACAGCCCGGTCTTCCACCAGGTCGAGGGGCTGGTCGTGGACCGGGGCATCACCATGGCCCACCTGCGCGGCACACTCGACCACTTCGCCCGGTCGATGTTCGGGCCGGACGCGCGGACCCGCTGGCGGCCGCACTACTTCCCGTTCACCGAGCCGTCGGCGGAGTTCGACGTCTGGTTCCCGGAGCACCGTGGCGGACCACAGTGGGTCGAGTGGGGCGGCTGCGGCATGGTCAACCCGAAGGTGCTGCGCGCCTGCGGGATCGACCCGGACGTCTACTCCGGCTTCGCGTTCGGCATGGGCGTCGACCGTACGGTGATGGTCCGCAACGGGGTGAGCGAGGTGCGTGACCTGTTCGAGGGTGACGTGCGGTTCACCGGCGCGCTCGGTGTCGAGGCGTAG
- a CDS encoding ABC transporter ATP-binding protein, whose product MRADAAVGPRLAPRRAARYARQALGLTWRAAPGGTLADLLLVLVGGVLPVLAAWLTKLLVDRLTGAGTGSGAGADGLAGLGVGLAGLGAAAAVLPHLRKYVEAERSRAVARLVRQRLYAAVLRFTGLARLENPEFQDRLQIAQQTGHLGPSQLAGNALATVQSLIGMTGFLGILVVLNPWLAVLVLLAALPTLWIQLRLNRWRAAIMLRLEHFQRRDLFFAQLLVGIPAAKEVRLFGLGRFFGDRMLAEVRGMHAEEHRLDRREMRAQGLLGLLGAAAGGAGIVYTVGVAANGALTVGDVVLFVAAVPGVQAALAGIVGQVGAIHQALLLFEHYDEVLRAEVDLPTPALPVAVPPLRSGIELHDVWFRYSPAHPWVLRGVDLRLPAGATTALVGLNGAGKSTLVKLLCRFYDPERGEIRWDGVDLRDLDPAALRERMGAVFQDFMEYDLTVTENVAVGDLTAREDPARLREAVAAAGLTEAVEALPRGYDTLLSRIFFDHADRDDPDAGVVLSGGQWQRLALARGFLRSTRDLLILDEPSAGLDAEAEHDLHTRLRELRHGRTGLLISHRLNAVREADAIVVLADGRVAEQGTHDQLIAAGGAYARLFGLQARGYREETAARA is encoded by the coding sequence ATGAGGGCCGACGCCGCCGTCGGGCCCCGGCTGGCTCCCCGCCGCGCGGCCCGGTACGCCCGGCAGGCACTCGGCCTGACCTGGCGGGCGGCGCCCGGTGGCACCCTCGCCGACCTGCTGCTCGTCCTGGTCGGCGGGGTGCTGCCGGTGCTCGCCGCCTGGCTGACCAAGCTGCTGGTCGACCGGCTCACCGGCGCCGGCACCGGCAGCGGTGCGGGCGCCGACGGACTGGCCGGGCTCGGCGTCGGCCTGGCCGGGCTCGGGGCGGCCGCCGCGGTCCTGCCACACCTGCGTAAATACGTCGAGGCCGAGCGGTCCCGGGCCGTTGCCCGGCTGGTCCGCCAGCGGCTGTACGCGGCGGTGCTCCGGTTCACCGGACTCGCCCGGCTGGAGAACCCGGAGTTCCAGGACCGGCTCCAGATCGCCCAGCAGACCGGCCACCTCGGGCCGAGCCAGCTCGCCGGGAACGCGCTGGCCACCGTACAGAGCCTGATCGGCATGACCGGCTTCCTCGGCATCCTGGTGGTGCTGAACCCGTGGTTGGCGGTACTGGTGCTGCTCGCGGCGCTGCCGACGCTCTGGATCCAGTTGCGCCTCAACCGGTGGCGGGCGGCGATCATGCTGCGGCTGGAGCACTTCCAGCGCCGGGACCTGTTCTTCGCCCAACTGCTGGTCGGCATCCCGGCGGCCAAGGAGGTGCGGCTGTTCGGGCTGGGCCGGTTCTTCGGCGACCGGATGCTCGCCGAGGTACGCGGCATGCACGCCGAGGAGCACCGGCTGGACCGCCGGGAGATGCGCGCCCAGGGGCTGCTCGGGCTGCTCGGCGCGGCCGCCGGGGGAGCCGGCATCGTCTACACCGTCGGTGTCGCCGCCAACGGGGCGCTGACCGTCGGAGACGTGGTGCTCTTCGTGGCCGCCGTACCCGGGGTGCAGGCCGCGCTGGCCGGGATCGTCGGCCAGGTCGGCGCCATCCATCAGGCGCTGCTGCTGTTCGAGCACTACGACGAGGTGCTGCGGGCCGAGGTCGACCTGCCCACCCCGGCGTTGCCGGTGGCGGTGCCACCGCTGCGTAGCGGGATCGAGCTGCACGACGTGTGGTTCCGGTACTCCCCGGCGCACCCGTGGGTGCTGCGCGGTGTCGACCTGCGGCTGCCGGCCGGTGCGACGACGGCGCTCGTCGGGTTGAACGGGGCCGGCAAGAGCACCCTGGTCAAGCTCCTCTGCCGGTTCTACGACCCGGAGCGGGGTGAGATCCGCTGGGACGGGGTCGACCTGCGCGACCTGGACCCGGCCGCGCTGCGGGAGCGGATGGGGGCGGTGTTCCAGGACTTCATGGAGTACGACCTGACGGTCACCGAGAACGTCGCGGTGGGCGACCTGACCGCGCGGGAGGATCCGGCGCGGCTGCGGGAGGCGGTCGCCGCAGCCGGGCTGACCGAGGCGGTCGAGGCCCTGCCGCGCGGCTACGACACGTTGCTGAGCCGGATCTTCTTCGATCACGCCGACCGGGACGACCCGGACGCCGGGGTGGTGCTGTCGGGCGGACAGTGGCAGCGGCTCGCCCTCGCCCGGGGGTTCCTGCGGTCCACCAGAGACCTGCTCATCCTGGACGAACCGAGCGCCGGGCTGGACGCCGAAGCCGAACACGATCTGCACACCCGGCTGCGTGAGCTGCGGCACGGGCGTACCGGTCTGCTGATCTCGCACCGGCTCAACGCGGTTCGGGAGGCCGACGCGATAGTGGTGCTCGCCGACGGACGAGTGGCCGAGCAGGGCACCCACGACCAGCTGATCGCCGCCGGCGGCGCGTACGCCCGGCTGTTCGGACTCCAGGCGCGCGGTTACCGGGAGGAGACGGCGGCACGGGCCTGA
- a CDS encoding DMT family transporter gives MKILPAWLALGLAVLGGVGSAVQSAANAELGARVGNAAMGAVVNNAGGVALLLVALLALPSMRSGFGVLRRARLPWWSYLGGIGGGGFVVIATYVVPALGVAVFTIAQVAGNSAGGLAVDRVGLAPGGRRAVTAPRLLGALLGIGAVALAQFGRPLGDLAVGLVALAAAGGVAVALSAALNGRISAVGGAATGTAVNFAVSTPAIVAVAAVAGAFARFGEIDWPSAWYLYLGGPVGVGVVVALLVCVRSVGVLRSGLAIVAGQLGGALLLDVFRPGGPGASAAVLAGALLTLLAVVVSGRAARPAPTGG, from the coding sequence GTGAAGATCCTCCCCGCCTGGTTGGCACTCGGACTGGCGGTGCTCGGCGGGGTCGGTTCGGCGGTGCAGAGTGCGGCGAACGCCGAACTCGGCGCCCGGGTCGGCAACGCGGCCATGGGCGCGGTGGTCAACAACGCCGGTGGGGTCGCCCTGCTGCTGGTCGCCCTGCTGGCGCTGCCGTCGATGCGGTCCGGGTTCGGTGTCCTGCGCCGGGCCCGGCTGCCCTGGTGGAGCTACCTGGGCGGGATCGGCGGCGGCGGGTTCGTGGTGATCGCGACGTACGTGGTGCCGGCGCTCGGGGTGGCCGTGTTCACCATCGCCCAGGTGGCCGGCAACAGCGCCGGCGGGCTGGCCGTCGACCGGGTCGGGCTGGCGCCGGGCGGGCGGCGGGCGGTGACCGCTCCGCGCCTGCTCGGCGCGCTGCTGGGGATCGGTGCGGTGGCGTTGGCCCAGTTCGGCCGCCCGCTGGGTGACCTGGCCGTGGGCCTGGTGGCGCTGGCCGCGGCCGGCGGTGTCGCGGTGGCGCTGTCGGCGGCACTGAACGGCCGGATCTCGGCGGTCGGCGGCGCCGCCACCGGTACGGCGGTCAACTTCGCGGTCAGCACCCCGGCGATCGTCGCCGTGGCGGCGGTGGCCGGCGCGTTCGCCCGGTTCGGTGAGATCGACTGGCCGAGCGCCTGGTACCTCTACCTCGGCGGGCCGGTCGGTGTCGGGGTGGTGGTCGCCCTGCTGGTCTGTGTCCGGTCGGTCGGGGTGCTCCGCAGTGGCCTGGCGATCGTCGCCGGTCAGCTCGGCGGTGCGCTGCTGCTCGACGTGTTCCGGCCGGGTGGGCCGGGGGCCAGCGCGGCGGTGCTCGCCGGGGCGCTGCTCACCCTGCTCGCGGTGGTGGTCTCCGGTCGGGCCGCGCGCCCCGCGCCGACCGGCGGCTGA
- a CDS encoding TrmH family RNA methyltransferase, whose amino-acid sequence MPSGPQVGRLDHVRGADPQPFTPRTPRVVAARRLQRRRDRDSTGRFLAEGPQAVREALDRPGVVRELFGTPAALDRYAELVDAAHRAGTPVSPVTDEALAALTETVAPQGLVAVCDQFDQPLHRALDRSPRLVTVLAEIRDPGNAGTVLRTADAAGAAAVVFAGDAVDPYNGKVVRASAGSLFHVDVVRADDPTAVVASLRAAGLTVLAASGYGETDLDDLADDGGLARPTAWLFGSEAHGLPDELAAAADARVRVPLHGRAESLNLAAAAAVCLYASARAMRPRE is encoded by the coding sequence ATGCCGTCCGGACCGCAGGTGGGGCGCCTCGACCATGTTCGGGGCGCGGACCCGCAACCGTTCACGCCGCGTACGCCCCGGGTGGTCGCCGCCCGACGGTTGCAGCGGCGCCGGGACCGGGACAGCACCGGACGGTTCCTCGCCGAAGGACCGCAGGCCGTCCGGGAGGCACTCGACCGCCCCGGCGTGGTACGCGAACTCTTCGGCACCCCGGCCGCACTCGACCGGTACGCCGAACTCGTTGACGCCGCGCACCGGGCCGGCACACCGGTGTCCCCGGTGACCGACGAGGCCCTCGCCGCGCTGACCGAGACCGTCGCCCCGCAGGGGCTGGTCGCCGTCTGCGACCAGTTCGACCAGCCGCTGCACCGGGCACTGGACCGGTCCCCGAGGCTGGTCACCGTACTGGCCGAGATCCGGGATCCGGGCAACGCCGGCACGGTGCTGCGTACCGCCGACGCCGCCGGGGCAGCGGCGGTGGTGTTCGCCGGTGACGCCGTCGACCCGTACAACGGAAAGGTCGTGCGGGCCTCGGCCGGCAGCCTCTTCCACGTCGACGTGGTCCGGGCCGACGACCCGACGGCCGTCGTGGCCAGCCTGCGCGCCGCCGGGCTGACCGTGCTCGCCGCCTCCGGCTACGGCGAAACCGACCTGGACGACCTCGCCGACGACGGCGGCCTGGCCCGGCCGACCGCCTGGCTGTTCGGCTCCGAGGCGCACGGCCTGCCGGACGAGTTGGCCGCCGCCGCCGACGCGCGGGTACGGGTGCCGCTGCACGGCCGCGCGGAGAGCCTTAACCTGGCTGCTGCCGCCGCCGTCTGCCTGTACGCTTCGGCCAGAGCAATGCGACCCAGGGAGTAG
- a CDS encoding PH domain-containing protein, with amino-acid sequence MCWVLAPSLVVVFTALGLALHGSTGQGEATFQRGDSFAMIGLGVLGALVILLFTRVKVEADPRGVRVRNVLGSYDLPWDVVRAVRFDHGSSWASLELHEDELVPMIALQAVDKESAVAGVRALRALHDAARRLPAAS; translated from the coding sequence ATGTGCTGGGTGCTGGCACCGTCCCTGGTGGTGGTCTTCACCGCGCTGGGGTTGGCGCTGCACGGGTCGACCGGGCAGGGCGAGGCCACCTTCCAGCGCGGCGACTCGTTCGCCATGATCGGTCTGGGTGTGCTGGGCGCGCTGGTGATCCTGCTCTTCACCCGGGTGAAGGTGGAGGCCGACCCGCGCGGGGTGCGGGTGCGCAACGTGCTCGGCTCGTACGACCTGCCCTGGGACGTGGTCCGGGCGGTGCGGTTCGATCACGGCTCGTCCTGGGCGAGCCTGGAACTGCACGAAGACGAGCTGGTCCCGATGATCGCCCTACAGGCGGTGGACAAGGAGTCGGCGGTCGCCGGGGTACGCGCGCTGCGCGCCCTGCACGACGCCGCGCGCCGGCTGCCGGCCGCGAGCTGA
- the rplT gene encoding 50S ribosomal protein L20, which produces MARVKRAVNAQKKRRTLLETASGYRGQRSRLYRKAKEQVLHSMQYAYRDRRDRKGDFRQLWITRINAGARANGMTYNRLIQGLKLAGVEVDRKILADMAVNDATAFAAIVEVARAAVAAEGTGGASAQAA; this is translated from the coding sequence ATGGCACGCGTCAAGCGGGCTGTAAATGCCCAGAAGAAGCGTCGTACCCTGCTGGAGACCGCCAGTGGCTATCGCGGTCAGCGCTCCCGGCTGTACCGCAAGGCCAAGGAGCAGGTGCTGCACTCGATGCAGTACGCCTACCGGGACCGTCGCGACCGCAAGGGCGACTTCCGGCAGCTCTGGATCACCCGGATCAACGCTGGCGCCCGCGCCAACGGGATGACCTACAACCGCCTGATCCAGGGCCTCAAGCTGGCTGGCGTCGAGGTCGACCGCAAGATCCTGGCCGACATGGCCGTCAACGACGCGACGGCGTTCGCCGCCATCGTCGAGGTGGCCCGTGCCGCGGTCGCGGCCGAGGGCACCGGTGGCGCGTCGGCCCAGGCCGCCTGA
- a CDS encoding TlpA family protein disulfide reductase, which produces MWYLTVAVVLVGAFGLVNLVLMLGVIRRLREHTELLGDRQSQRPEAMIEAGGRPEEFVATTVDGRLVSRDTLPPMTLVAFVTPSCDLCEGQIPDLLDRARSMPGGPDHVWVVVVGKSGDPEVVEYADRFHGVATVFIQLGNGELPLAFKINGYPAFGLVDHDGTVAGSTFGIARLDLPVAR; this is translated from the coding sequence ATGTGGTACCTCACCGTCGCCGTTGTCCTCGTCGGCGCATTCGGCCTGGTCAACCTCGTACTCATGCTCGGGGTGATCCGGCGCCTGCGGGAGCACACCGAGCTGCTCGGCGACCGCCAGTCGCAGCGTCCGGAGGCGATGATCGAAGCCGGCGGTCGCCCGGAGGAGTTCGTCGCGACCACCGTGGACGGTCGTTTGGTCAGCCGGGACACCCTGCCACCGATGACCCTGGTGGCCTTCGTGACCCCCAGCTGTGACCTGTGCGAGGGGCAGATCCCGGACCTGCTGGACCGGGCCCGGTCGATGCCCGGTGGGCCGGACCACGTCTGGGTCGTGGTGGTCGGCAAGAGCGGGGATCCGGAGGTCGTCGAGTACGCGGACCGGTTCCACGGCGTGGCCACGGTCTTCATCCAGCTCGGCAACGGTGAGCTGCCGCTCGCATTCAAGATCAACGGATATCCCGCGTTCGGGCTCGTCGACCACGACGGCACGGTCGCGGGAAGCACCTTCGGCATCGCCAGGCTGGACCTGCCGGTGGCCCGATGA